CCGGGCGTGCTGGATACCCAGACGTTCCTGGTGTTCGAGGACGTGGACACCCGCGGAACCCGGCCGCAGTTCGTTCTGCGGGCCCTGCCTGTTGCGACGGCTTGGTCTAATTAGTGGTGTGCCCTGGCCCGGATGAATCCTGCCGCCAGGAGGCCCGCGGCACCAAGAGATCCCAGCATGCCGCCAAGAGCTACAACGTATTCGGTGACAGTCATTTTCTGCTCCCTCCGTACTTCCCTGTACTGCCTGGTAGCCCTCAAGCTACGCCCGAAGGCTCAGGATCCCGTGCAGAACCGCCCGCAGATTGGGTCAAGGTTTGTGCAGCACGAGGTTCGTGGCCGGGGTTCCGTTAGCCGCTCATGGGGTCTCACCGGCGAACGCAGGAAGACACCCTGGAGAATCCTGGGCATCGGCCGTTCAGGCTCTACTGGGGAAGGATGCCCGAACGGCTCAGCAAGGCCCGGGTTTTCGGATGCTGCGGCGTGGTGAAGATCCGGCTTGGAGGCCCCTCCTCCACGATCACCCCTTGGTCCATGACCACAATGCGGTCCGCGATGTCCCGGGCAAACTGCATTTCGTGGGTGACGATCACCATGGTGGTGCCCTGCAGGGCGATTTTCTTGATGACGGTGAGGACCTCACCCACCAGCTCGGGATCCAATGCCGATGTCGGCTCGTCGAAGAGCATCACGCTGGGCTCCATGGCGAGAGCACGGGCGATGGCAACGCGTTGCTTCTGGCCGCCGGAGAGCTTGCTGGGATAGTTCTCCATTTTGTCTGCCAGGCCCACCATTTCCAGGTTGGGTACGGCGATGTTCCGGGCCTCGGCCGAAGAAAGCTTTTTGACATCGCGCAGCGGAGCCATGACGTTGCCCAGCGCCGTCTTGTTGAGGAACAGATTGAAGTGCTGGAAAACGAAGCCGATGTCCGTGCGCTTTTGGGCAGTGACGGATGCTTTTTCAGCAACCAGCTCACCGTCGCGTTCCTCGTAGCCGATCAGGTGCCCGTTGACATAGATCCGGCCGGCATCGATGGTTTCGAGCTTGTTGATGCAGCGCAATAGCGTGCTCTTGCCCGAACCGCTGGAACCAAGAATGGCGATAGTCTCTCCGCGATGGACCACAAGATCCACGCCCTTGAGCACTTCAACCCTCTTTTCCACGTGCGGCCGGCCGGCCAGCCGGCTCCAGAGGGTCCTTTTGGTCTCCGAGATAAAGGTCTTGTGGACATCGCGAACATCGATAATGGTCTCGTCAGCCATTGGCCCGTGCCTTTCCTTCAAGCACCACCACGACGCGCGAGAGTGGGAGGCTGATAATCAGATAGAGAACCGCCGCGGCGGTGTAGATGGCCGTGGTCTGGAAAGTCTGGCTGTTCAGAATGTTGGCGGTCTTCAGGATCTCGGTTACGGCGATCACCGATGTCAGGGCGGTGTCCTTGATCATGGCAATGAAGTAGTTGCCGATCGGTCCCATGGAGACGACAAAAGACTGCGGGATCACCACTTTCCACAGGGTCTTCGAGGGCGTGTAGCCAAGGGAAAGTGCGGCTTCGGTCTGGCCGTGTTCCACCGACAGGATTGCCGAGCGGAAAACCTCGGAGAGGTAGGCAGCATAGTTCAGCCCCAAGCCCAGGATGCCGGCGGGAACGGGCTCGATTTCCACGCCGATGCTGGGAAGGACGAAGAATATGTAGACCAGTTGCACCAGCAGAGGCGTACCGCGGATGACCTCCAGGTAGAAGGTTGCAACCCCGCGGAGGATCTTGATCGAGGAAATGCGTGCCAGGGCAATCAGCAGGCCCAGTACCAGTGCCAGCAGCATGGCGCCCAGCGCCAGTTGCACCACGACGGGTACGGCCACCAGTAGTGCCGGAAAAACGGCGAGGGTGTTGTTGATGAAGTCCATTAAGGAATCCCTAAATTAGGGTCCGGCCGGCGGACCGCGCTCCCATTAAGCGGTGTCCGCCACCCTGCCCGGAACCGTGCTACTTGGACATGTTGGCTTCGCCAAGGCCGTACTTCTTGAGGATCTCAAGGTACTTTGGCGATTTCTTGAGCTCTGCCAGCCCGGAATTCAGGTCCTGCAGCAGTTGCGTATCGTCCTTGCGCACTCCCGCGCCAATAATGCCCGGGTAGTACGGCTCATAAGGGGATACAAGCTTCAGCTTGGGGTTGGGCTTTTGCACCAGGCTGTAGCCAATCACCGCACTGTCCGTGAACACGGCGTCCACCTGCTTGTTTTCCACCGCAGCGAGCAGGGCGGCCTGCGAATCAAAGAGCTTGACCTGGCTGCCGCCCAGGCTGTCCACCAACTCCTTGAACACAGTGCCGGTCTGGGCGCCAAGCACCTTGCCCTTCACGTCGTCGCGCGAGGCCAGGGTGGAGTCGGCCGGGACCACCATTGCCTCGCCCTCGGTGTACCAGGGGTCAGTGAAATTGATCTCCTTCTTCCGTTCGTCCGTGATGTACATGGCATCCACGATGGCGTCGGCCTTCTTCGCGTTCAGCGCGGCGATCAGTGTGGCGAACTCGGAGGTGAAAACTTTGATCTTCCAGCCCTTGGAATCGGCGATGGCCCTGATCATCTCCCCGTCTATGCCTTTGAGCTCACCGGACCCCTGCTCGGTAAAGGAGAAAGGAGCATCGTTGGACGTTGCGATGGTGATGGTCTTTTGTTCACCACCGCCCGTGCTGCCGCCGCCCCCTCCGCCTCCCGAGCCACACCCCGTCAAGGCCAGGGCAACAGCAACGCCCATGGGCACCAGTGCGGCGAAGCGCCTGCGGAGCATCTTTGTATTCATGATGGAGTGCCTTTGTTAGTGATCGGTTCTATCGGTTGTAGCGTTCGAGTCGAAGTGTGGCGGTCGCCTTATGGGCTTCCATTCCTTCGAAGTCGGATATCGTCGCCACGTAGTTGGCAAGGCGCGGGGTCGCGTCCTTTTCGATCCGCTGGTAAGTGAGCGGTTTGAGGAACCTGGAGACGGAGAGGCCTGCTGATGATCGGGCACCCCCTCCGGTGGGCAGCACATGGTTGGTGCCGGAGGTGCCCTTGTCGGAGTAGGCCACGGTGGACCACGGCCCCAGGAAGATGGAGCCGTAGTTCTGCAGGTTGGCGTGATAGTAGGAATCGTCCGAGGTCTGGATTTCCAGGTGCTCCGGGGCCAGCAGGTCCATGATCTGCACTGCCGTTTCCCGGTTCTCTGCGAGGTAGACGGTCCCGTAGTCCCGCCATGCGGGCCCTGCAATGTCCCGAGTGGCCAGCGTGCGCAGCTGCTTGTCGATGTGCCTGATGACTTCTTCACCCAGCTCCCGGGATGTGGTCACGAGGGAGGCCGGTGACTGCGGGCCGTGTTCGGCCTGGCCCAGGAGATCGGCGGCAACGAGTTCCGGGTCCGCGGTTTCGTCGGCGATGACGGCAACCTCGGACGGGCCCGCCAGGAGGTCGATGCCGACGCGCCCGAACAATTGGCGTTTGGCCTCGGTGACATAGGCGTTGCCGGCGCCGACCAGGATGTCCGCCGGTTGCTCTCCGAGCAGGCCGAAGGCCATGGCGGCCATCGCCTGCACGCCACCGAGGACGAAGGCCCGGTCAACTCCGGCGAGGTACGCTGCGTACAGAACGGCCGGGTGTCCGTGGTCCGGCCCTGCGGGCGGAGTGCAGGAGATGACGCTGCGGACGCCGGCCACCTTCGCGATCCCCACCGTCATGAAGGCACTGGCAAGGATGGGGAACCGGCCGGCGGGCAGATAGGCCCCGACGCGTGGGACGGGAATGTACCTGTGCCCGGTGAAGACGCCGGGGAGGAGCTCGGCCTCGAAATCGGTGAGGCGCGCGCGTTGCTCGACGGCGAAAAGTCGCGTCCTCTCGGCACCGGCCATCAGGGCCTCCCGTAGTTCCGGCGAGAGCAGGTCGCCGGTCTTGGCCAGTTCATCCCGGCCGATCTCCAGGCTTTTGCCCTGCCACCGATCGAGCTGCTTCGAGTACCCGACGACGGCGTCAATTCCGGTCTTCTCTATCTCACCAAGCATTTCCGAGACCCTTTGAATAACCTCCGGCAGCCGTTGGGTGGGGACACCCGGGACAGCGGCGCTCTTGAGGGTGACGACCTTCCCCCGGATGTGCCCTCGGTCACGTTCAGTCAGTTGCATGCGCTAAACGTACGTCTAGTCGGACTATCGCACAACGGGACCTGAACACGGACTCCAGGTGCATGCCCTGCAGTCCGTGACGTTCTTTGACAACGGAGTGGAGGCGTTGAAATGCGTGTCATCGCTGGAAGGGGCGTCTGCACCTTTGGGGTCCTGCGGTATGGGGCACACTACGATCTTGCCTACCTCGTCCAGCGCTTCCACCGCGCTATCCAAAGGTGAAAGTGCGGCTGGTAGGGCTGAACTCCGTCGCCGTCGCGGAATCTGTGGCATCGGTGAGATTGAAGCTGACCTTATCGTTCTCCCCGTAGTGGAAACGGGGCTCCAGGTCCGGCCCCTCTTCCGGGATGACCTAACAATTGACAAGTCATCTCAAGCAGGGGTTGATGATGTTCTACCCTCTAGGCTCCCCGAGGCCTGAGCTCTTCGGGAGAGTTACGGTAAAGGTACTGCCCATGTTCAGCCTGCTGCTCGCCGTGATGGAACCTCCATGGTTTTCCACGATCCGCTTTACGATGCCCAGGCCCAGCCCTACACCGGGTATTGCCGACTCGCGTACGGCATCAGACCTGAAGTACCTCGTAAAAATCTTCGGAAGGTCTTCTTCGCTGATTCCGATTCCAGTATCGGTAACCGAGAGGGAAATGGTTCCGCCCGTGTCCCACGAACGGACCGTCACGGTCCCCCCGGACGGGGAGTACTTGATCGCATTGGACAGGAGGTTGTCCAAAACCTGGGCGACGCGGACCGGGTCTGCGGTCAGCCAGAGGGGTCGGTCTGCATCGTTGACGATTTCCACACCGCGGCTTCCAGCCTTGGGCGCCGCGGACGCGACGGAGACGCGGATCAGGTCCAGGAGGTCCATTTTCTGGGGATGGACCCCCATGGAGTCGGACGAGGCCGCGAGGAGGTCAGAGACCAAGGTGAGGAGTTTCTCGCCATTGCTTTGGGCAGTTCGCAGAAACGCTTCATGCTGGCCAGGCTGCTCTTCGGGAGAGTCCAGGACCAGATCTAGGTATCCGAGGATTGACATCAGCGGACTCCGGAATTCGTGCGAGATGTTGGCAACGAAGTCG
This genomic interval from Arthrobacter sp. SLBN-100 contains the following:
- a CDS encoding ABC transporter substrate-binding protein, which produces MNTKMLRRRFAALVPMGVAVALALTGCGSGGGGGGGSTGGGEQKTITIATSNDAPFSFTEQGSGELKGIDGEMIRAIADSKGWKIKVFTSEFATLIAALNAKKADAIVDAMYITDERKKEINFTDPWYTEGEAMVVPADSTLASRDDVKGKVLGAQTGTVFKELVDSLGGSQVKLFDSQAALLAAVENKQVDAVFTDSAVIGYSLVQKPNPKLKLVSPYEPYYPGIIGAGVRKDDTQLLQDLNSGLAELKKSPKYLEILKKYGLGEANMSK
- the hisD gene encoding histidinol dehydrogenase, with product MQLTERDRGHIRGKVVTLKSAAVPGVPTQRLPEVIQRVSEMLGEIEKTGIDAVVGYSKQLDRWQGKSLEIGRDELAKTGDLLSPELREALMAGAERTRLFAVEQRARLTDFEAELLPGVFTGHRYIPVPRVGAYLPAGRFPILASAFMTVGIAKVAGVRSVISCTPPAGPDHGHPAVLYAAYLAGVDRAFVLGGVQAMAAMAFGLLGEQPADILVGAGNAYVTEAKRQLFGRVGIDLLAGPSEVAVIADETADPELVAADLLGQAEHGPQSPASLVTTSRELGEEVIRHIDKQLRTLATRDIAGPAWRDYGTVYLAENRETAVQIMDLLAPEHLEIQTSDDSYYHANLQNYGSIFLGPWSTVAYSDKGTSGTNHVLPTGGGARSSAGLSVSRFLKPLTYQRIEKDATPRLANYVATISDFEGMEAHKATATLRLERYNR
- a CDS encoding amino acid ABC transporter ATP-binding protein, which translates into the protein MADETIIDVRDVHKTFISETKRTLWSRLAGRPHVEKRVEVLKGVDLVVHRGETIAILGSSGSGKSTLLRCINKLETIDAGRIYVNGHLIGYEERDGELVAEKASVTAQKRTDIGFVFQHFNLFLNKTALGNVMAPLRDVKKLSSAEARNIAVPNLEMVGLADKMENYPSKLSGGQKQRVAIARALAMEPSVMLFDEPTSALDPELVGEVLTVIKKIALQGTTMVIVTHEMQFARDIADRIVVMDQGVIVEEGPPSRIFTTPQHPKTRALLSRSGILPQ
- a CDS encoding amino acid ABC transporter permease, with protein sequence MDFINNTLAVFPALLVAVPVVVQLALGAMLLALVLGLLIALARISSIKILRGVATFYLEVIRGTPLLVQLVYIFFVLPSIGVEIEPVPAGILGLGLNYAAYLSEVFRSAILSVEHGQTEAALSLGYTPSKTLWKVVIPQSFVVSMGPIGNYFIAMIKDTALTSVIAVTEILKTANILNSQTFQTTAIYTAAAVLYLIISLPLSRVVVVLEGKARANG